The proteins below come from a single Tissierella sp. MB52-C2 genomic window:
- a CDS encoding iron chelate uptake ABC transporter family permease subunit has translation MNVLEYSNKRNIEIDSSIHNENRSARAFRSKKEEKRYWIFLITLFALGALSSYGLLVYNNPVPVGSPSFIPVVRRRMVALVAMIIAATCQSLSTVAFQSITNNRVITPSLLGFEALYSTIHTSTIFFFGASTFINFSGIGSFIFQVVVMVLMCLILYGWLLSGKYGDLQLMLLVGVIIGTGLRSLSSFMRRLLAPSEFDILQAKLFGSVNNADSAYFFVAIPIVIIAALLLLTYSKKLNVLSLGKDVCTSLGINNQFSVIYTLILVSVLMSISTALVGPLTFYGFLVATLSYQVAPTYDHRYIFPMALAIGFLIITGAYFFMYHVFNAQGVVSVIIEMFGGITFLIVILRKGTL, from the coding sequence ATGAACGTATTAGAATATAGTAATAAAAGAAATATCGAAATTGATTCTAGCATACATAATGAAAATAGATCAGCTAGAGCCTTCCGTTCTAAGAAAGAAGAAAAACGTTATTGGATTTTCTTGATAACATTGTTTGCTTTGGGCGCTCTTTCTTCATATGGACTTTTGGTTTATAATAATCCAGTTCCAGTAGGTTCCCCTTCCTTTATTCCAGTTGTTAGAAGAAGGATGGTAGCTCTTGTTGCAATGATTATTGCTGCAACTTGTCAGAGTTTGTCCACTGTTGCTTTCCAATCGATTACTAATAATAGGGTTATAACTCCTTCACTTTTAGGTTTTGAAGCACTTTACTCAACAATTCATACTAGTACAATATTTTTCTTTGGTGCTAGTACATTTATAAATTTTAGCGGCATTGGATCATTTATATTTCAAGTTGTTGTTATGGTTTTAATGTGTTTGATACTTTATGGATGGTTACTTTCCGGAAAGTATGGAGATTTACAACTTATGCTTTTAGTGGGAGTTATTATTGGAACTGGGTTAAGGTCTTTGTCATCTTTTATGAGAAGACTTCTTGCACCCTCTGAGTTTGATATTTTACAGGCAAAATTGTTTGGTTCTGTAAATAATGCAGATTCAGCATATTTTTTTGTTGCGATTCCAATTGTAATAATTGCAGCATTACTTCTTCTTACTTATTCTAAGAAGTTAAATGTACTGTCACTTGGAAAGGACGTCTGTACTTCTTTGGGTATTAATAATCAATTTAGTGTAATTTATACTCTTATATTAGTTTCTGTTTTGATGTCGATTTCAACGGCTTTGGTTGGACCACTTACTTTCTATGGATTTTTAGTTGCGACTTTGAGTTATCAAGTGGCGCCAACTTATGATCACAGATATATTTTTCCAATGGCCCTTGCTATAGGATTTTTGATAATAACGGGTGCATACTTTTTTATGTATCATGTATTCAATGCTCAAGGTGTAGTTTCAGTTATTATCGAAATGTTTGGAGGAATAACATTTTTAATTGTAATTTTAAGGAAGGGGACTTTATGA
- a CDS encoding siderophore ABC transporter substrate-binding protein yields the protein MRKSKLFKLTIIMGIFALMLTACTNPSNEAIAPETNEQVNESTEVSTVEITDVHGTVTVPVNPKNVVALDNRTFETLSDWGIELAAVPKGVMPADSPYVADESVQDIGNHREPNLEIIAAVNPELVIVGQRFASYYEDIKALVPNAVVINLNFDVSEASDSPGENLVNGLKNSTIALGKIFDKNKEAEQLVADFDQVIENAKSAYNGTDTVMSIVVSGGDIGFSAPHSGRVWGPMYEIFGWVPALEVGNASSDHQGDDISVEAIAQSNPDWIFVLDRDAAVSSTTDAVPAQDVIDNSPALQNTTAVSEGKIVYAPNDTYTNESIQTYLELFEELANALAK from the coding sequence ATGAGAAAATCTAAACTTTTTAAATTAACTATTATTATGGGAATTTTTGCTTTGATGTTGACGGCTTGCACAAATCCAAGTAATGAGGCTATTGCCCCTGAAACTAATGAGCAAGTAAATGAGTCTACTGAAGTTTCAACGGTTGAAATTACTGATGTTCATGGAACTGTTACTGTTCCTGTAAATCCAAAGAATGTAGTTGCTTTGGATAATAGAACTTTTGAAACTTTATCTGATTGGGGAATTGAATTAGCAGCTGTTCCAAAGGGTGTAATGCCTGCGGATTCACCATATGTAGCTGATGAGTCAGTTCAAGATATTGGCAATCATCGTGAACCAAATCTTGAAATTATAGCAGCTGTAAACCCTGAACTTGTAATTGTCGGTCAAAGATTTGCTAGCTATTATGAAGATATAAAAGCATTAGTACCAAATGCAGTTGTTATTAATCTTAACTTTGATGTTTCTGAGGCATCTGATTCACCTGGAGAAAATTTAGTAAATGGACTTAAAAATTCTACAATTGCTTTGGGGAAAATTTTTGATAAAAATAAAGAGGCTGAACAATTAGTAGCTGATTTTGATCAAGTTATTGAAAACGCTAAGTCTGCGTATAATGGAACGGATACAGTTATGAGTATTGTAGTTTCTGGTGGAGATATTGGTTTTTCAGCTCCTCATTCTGGACGTGTTTGGGGACCAATGTATGAAATTTTTGGATGGGTTCCAGCATTAGAGGTTGGCAATGCTTCCTCTGATCATCAAGGTGATGATATTTCTGTTGAAGCTATTGCACAAAGTAACCCTGATTGGATTTTCGTACTAGATCGTGATGCTGCAGTATCTTCTACAACTGATGCAGTTCCTGCTCAGGATGTTATCGATAATTCACCTGCTCTTCAAAACACAACTGCTGTTTCTGAAGGAAAGATCGTTTATGCACCAAATGATACTTACACAAATGAATCAATACAAACTTATCTAGAGTTATTTGAAGAACTTGCAAACGCTTTAGCTAAGTAA
- a CDS encoding iron chelate uptake ABC transporter family permease subunit: MPKNTMQKMYGAENSQPQHYNKNKIWTKPFILAVIVVIMIGIISLFTGVYDILGQEDGMSMFFITRVPRTVSLMLTGAAMSMSGLVMQLITQNRLVESTTTGTIEWAGLGLVFVYLLFPAPTLVQRMTGAIFFSFIGTMIFFLFLRKIKLRSSLIVPIIGMMLGAVISAISTFIGLVFQMTQNIEAWFVGSFASVQIGRYEYLWLIVIVTFLIFIYADRLTLAGLGEDIATSLGVNYNRIVLLGTGLISFAVGIVAAVIGNLPFLGLIVPNIVSMYRGDDLRSNLPWVCVLGMGTITVCDIISRTLIRPFEVPVSLILGTIGSVVFIVILLRQRRLR, encoded by the coding sequence GTGCCGAAAAATACAATGCAAAAAATGTATGGGGCTGAGAACTCTCAGCCCCAACATTATAATAAAAATAAAATATGGACAAAACCTTTTATATTAGCAGTTATAGTTGTTATTATGATAGGTATTATATCACTGTTTACTGGAGTTTATGATATCCTAGGACAAGAGGATGGAATGAGTATGTTTTTCATAACTCGTGTTCCAAGAACAGTTTCACTAATGCTTACTGGAGCTGCAATGTCAATGTCAGGACTGGTAATGCAACTTATTACACAGAATCGCTTAGTTGAATCTACCACAACGGGAACTATTGAATGGGCAGGTTTGGGGCTTGTTTTTGTTTATTTATTATTTCCTGCACCAACTTTGGTTCAACGAATGACTGGTGCAATATTTTTTTCTTTTATAGGAACTATGATTTTCTTTTTGTTTTTAAGAAAAATTAAACTTCGTTCGTCTTTAATTGTTCCAATTATCGGGATGATGCTTGGAGCAGTCATTTCTGCAATTTCTACTTTTATAGGACTAGTCTTTCAAATGACTCAAAATATTGAAGCGTGGTTTGTAGGTTCTTTTGCATCGGTTCAAATTGGAAGATATGAATATTTATGGCTAATTGTCATTGTCACTTTTTTAATTTTCATCTATGCTGATAGGTTGACTTTAGCTGGACTAGGGGAAGATATTGCAACAAGTCTTGGAGTAAATTATAATAGGATAGTTCTTTTGGGTACTGGTCTTATTTCTTTTGCAGTTGGAATTGTTGCGGCCGTTATTGGAAATTTGCCTTTTTTAGGTTTAATTGTGCCAAATATTGTTTCAATGTATAGAGGTGATGATCTTAGGAGTAATTTGCCTTGGGTATGTGTGTTAGGAATGGGTACTATAACTGTTTGTGACATAATTTCTCGAACACTTATAAGGCCTTTTGAAGTACCTGTCTCTTTAATACTCGGAACAATAGGGTCAGTTGTATTTATTGTTATTTTATTGAGACAAAGGAGGCTAAGATGA